In Kordiimonas sp. SCSIO 12610, the following are encoded in one genomic region:
- a CDS encoding sigma-54 dependent transcriptional regulator has translation MTKKDGKILIVDDDEDILIAGKLLLKRHYAKVISSNQPHHIPMLMGEHDFDAILLDMNFSPGASSGDQGFLWLEKILEIDPDAVVVLITAHGGVDMAVEAMKRGATDFIAKPWQNEKVIATLSSAVKLRRSRSEADSLKKTNKVLKQASGKVEQPIIGSSPATSTMLSLIKKSAPTDANVLILGENGTGKELAARKIHEHSLRQHEVFMSVDMGTITESLFESELFGHKKGAFTGANENKVGLFQAANGGTLFLDEIGNLPLHLQSKLLTVLEQRKITPVGDTKAHNIDVRIIAATNVSKEKLLDETVFRPDLLFRLNTVEITVPPLRDRVEDIETIATYYAEFYARKYGFDAKKFSDQALTAIKHYKWPGNIRALRHAIERAVILSESDEFLPADFSLPDQLSSSQPPIEETTEQPNTDLNLERIEKQTIQQALKKHRYNISHAAKELGLTRAALYRRMEKHEL, from the coding sequence GTGACGAAAAAAGACGGTAAAATCTTAATTGTCGATGATGATGAAGATATATTGATCGCAGGAAAACTTCTTTTAAAACGGCATTATGCAAAAGTTATCAGCTCTAATCAGCCACATCATATCCCTATGCTTATGGGCGAGCATGATTTCGATGCTATTCTTCTTGATATGAATTTCAGCCCCGGCGCTTCGAGCGGGGATCAGGGCTTCCTTTGGTTAGAGAAAATTCTGGAAATTGATCCTGACGCTGTTGTTGTTTTAATCACAGCACACGGCGGCGTCGATATGGCGGTTGAGGCAATGAAACGCGGGGCAACAGATTTTATTGCTAAGCCTTGGCAAAATGAAAAAGTCATTGCCACTTTATCGTCGGCTGTAAAATTACGTCGGAGCCGTAGTGAAGCGGACAGTTTGAAAAAAACCAACAAAGTACTGAAACAAGCTAGCGGCAAAGTTGAACAACCAATCATTGGTTCAAGCCCAGCAACTTCGACAATGCTCTCACTGATTAAGAAATCAGCCCCGACCGACGCAAATGTCCTGATATTAGGTGAAAACGGAACAGGAAAAGAACTCGCTGCACGGAAAATTCATGAACACTCACTTCGGCAACATGAAGTGTTCATGTCAGTAGATATGGGAACTATTACCGAAAGCCTGTTTGAGTCTGAGCTTTTCGGGCACAAAAAAGGAGCCTTTACTGGGGCCAATGAGAACAAAGTTGGGCTTTTTCAAGCAGCAAACGGCGGCACGTTATTCTTGGATGAAATTGGTAACCTTCCACTACATTTGCAATCAAAACTCTTAACAGTGTTGGAACAGCGCAAAATTACCCCAGTCGGTGATACTAAAGCCCATAATATTGATGTTCGAATAATAGCCGCGACAAATGTCTCGAAAGAAAAGCTACTTGATGAGACGGTTTTTAGACCAGACCTGCTTTTCAGACTTAACACGGTGGAAATAACAGTGCCTCCCCTACGCGACCGAGTAGAGGATATTGAGACGATAGCAACATATTATGCCGAGTTTTATGCGCGAAAATATGGTTTTGATGCAAAAAAGTTCTCCGATCAGGCTCTTACTGCAATTAAGCACTATAAATGGCCCGGCAACATACGCGCTCTACGGCACGCAATTGAGCGGGCAGTCATTTTATCTGAAAGTGATGAGTTTTTACCTGCGGACTTTTCTCTGCCCGATCAACTTTCGTCATCGCAGCCGCCCATTGAAGAAACAACAGAGCAACCCAACACCGATCTGAACCTTGAAAGAATAGAAAAACAGACGATACAACAGGCTTTAAAGAAACATCGATACAATAT